The following proteins are co-located in the Chryseobacterium daecheongense genome:
- a CDS encoding heme-binding domain-containing protein, with translation MKTIKKIVFWSLVVFALIQFIPIDRTNMPVDHKVNFVDAKQTPEKITKLIKGACYDCHSNETVYPKYSYIAPISWSIKSHVNDGREHLNFSIWQTYNSDLKISMLNSIIPTLQSRTMPMPGYIVYHKEANLSEAERKLLINYFEEMLKSKTY, from the coding sequence ATGAAAACGATAAAGAAGATTGTATTCTGGAGCCTGGTTGTTTTTGCACTCATTCAGTTTATCCCTATAGACAGGACCAATATGCCCGTTGATCATAAGGTAAATTTTGTAGATGCAAAACAAACACCCGAAAAGATCACTAAACTTATAAAAGGAGCTTGCTATGACTGTCATTCCAACGAAACGGTATATCCTAAGTATTCTTATATAGCGCCTATATCATGGTCTATAAAAAGCCATGTTAATGATGGAAGAGAGCATCTGAACTTTTCGATCTGGCAAACTTACAATTCAGATTTGAAGATAAGTATGCTTAACAGTATTATTCCAACACTTCAAAGCAGGACAATGCCGATGCCCGGATATATTGTGTATCATAAGGAGGCTAATTTATCCGAAGCAGAGCGAAAACTGCTGATCAATTATTTCGAGGAAATGCTGAAATCAAAAACTTACTGA